CGATCAGTTGCTCACCAGCAAGCCGTACAAAAAAGAGCTGCTGATGAAAGTCAAGAAGGGGGACTACAAGGTTGTAGTGGTGCTGTATCCGGAAAGACAGATAAGTCGCCTTTTCTACCAGGCGGAGATCCCGCATCGCCTCGGGACGGCAGGACGCTTTCACTCCGTTTTCTTCAACCACCGCCTGCTGCACAGCCGGAAGGCGAACCGAAAGCACGAGTCGGAATACAACCTCGACTTTTTGCGGTTTTTCCGTAAGGGGCCGACTATTAAGACGCCGACCGTATATCCGACCGACAAGGAGCTGCGCAACGCTCGTCGCATTCTCGGCGAGGTGAATATCAACGCCCCGTTCATTGTCCTGCACCCCGGTTCCGGTGGTTCCGCTGATCGGTGGCCGGTCGACAAGTTCATAGACTTGTATGCTATGCTGGATGCCGAGAACCTGCAGGTAGTGCTTTCCGGTTCTGATAATGAAGGCGAGATGATCGAAGAAGTCGCCGCCCGCAACGGCGTATCGGTGCGCAAGATCACCGGAGAGACCGACCTTCGGACGCTGGCCGCGGTGCTGTCGCTGGCGTCGGTTGTCGTCGCCAACTCAACCGGGCCGTTGCATC
This DNA window, taken from Candidatus Zixiibacteriota bacterium, encodes the following:
- a CDS encoding glycosyltransferase family 9 protein, with the protein product MSKILELQPGDRILISRTDRLGDLVLALPVVETIKARYPECRVDVISSLYASPILENNDKISGILRVQNDQLLTSKPYKKELLMKVKKGDYKVVVVLYPERQISRLFYQAEIPHRLGTAGRFHSVFFNHRLLHSRKANRKHESEYNLDFLRFFRKGPTIKTPTVYPTDKELRNARRILGEVNINAPFIVLHPGSGGSADRWPVDKFIDLYAMLDAENLQVVLSGSDNEGEMIEEVAARNGVSVRKITGETDLRTLAAVLSLASVVVANSTGPLHLAVAVGTRVVGLYPGRQIMSPVRWGPVGKGHKVLQPPMPPLNGGGERVDNMDQIPAQTVARAVREAFAASVRQK